Sequence from the Sebaldella sp. S0638 genome:
ATACCCAGTTTTTCAAAAGCTTGTTTTGCATACTTTCCTGCCGGCACTGTATTCAGTTCTCCCAAAGCTATCTTTATTCCTCCGGCTTTCAAATCTTCTATACTTTTTATTTTGTCTTTTACATCGCTGCTTCCTATTAATACAAGACTGTTTTTCAAAAGATCCTGTCTTGTCCCTTCAAGAAGAAATCCTTTTTCTTCCAGATTATCCATATTTTTCTTACTTGCCGACAGGAATATATCTACAGGGGCTCCTCCTGTAATCTGTTGTTCCAGTGTTCCCGAACCTCCTGAATTAATTTTTATTTTTACTCCGGGATTTTCAGTTTCATAATTTTTCACTATTTCATCAATTGCATTTTTTGTACTGGCAGCTATACTTACAGTAAGTTCTTTCTGCTCTGTTGCTGGTTTTTCCGCGGCTGCCTCCTTTGCATCTTTTCCGCTTCCACATGCTGTTGTCAGCACTATAATACTTAATGACAGCAGAATCCCCAATATTTTTTTCACCATACCTGATCTCCTTTATATTTTAGTTTTATTACCAGTTTTATATTGCATGTCTCACTCGGAACTTTCTTTTGTTATTTCGTTTCTTTTAAGAAGTTTGTTTGTTACCAATACAAGCGACATGCTTATTACCATAATAAGTATTACCAGTATATTTGCTGTTCTGTTATCCCCGCTTCCAATAGAAAAATAAATCAGGAGAGGTATTGTCTGTGTCTGTCCCGGAATATTCCCCGCTACAATCAGTGTAGCCCCGAATTCTCCCAGCGCTCTTACAAATGCAAGTATAACCCCGCCTATTATTCCGTTTAATGCAATTGGTATTATTATAAACCAAAAAAGCTTCAGTTCGCAGGCTCCGTCCACTCTTGCCGCATCTTTTACATCTTCTCCCACATAAGTAAAAGCATTCTTGGCATTTTGGTATATCAGCGGAAAACTTACTACTATTGCTGCGATACATGCTGCCTGCCATGTAAATAATATATTAATTCCAAAATTTTTATAAAGAATCTGGCCGAACATACTTTTTCTTCCGATCCCGAGCATTATCAAATAACCGACCACAGTAGGCGGCAGTGCTATAGGCATAAGAAATAATGTCTCCAGTATGCTTTTTCCCCTAAAGTCATGTTTACTAAATATATATGCTGTAATAATCCCCAGAAAACTGGTTATTAATGTTGAAATCCCCGTAACCTTCAATGATAAGAATATTGCTTCATACATTAATATTAGCCTCCGCCCTTTTTTATGTTATTTCACTTCATCATCTTTCGTCATGTTTCATAACGTTTAATACATTATAGTTAGGAAAGAATAATTTGTCAAGTGTCTGATATTCAAATAATTGCATTTACGCCCCAAAAAAGCTATAATAAATTAAAAAACTTATTCATACGGAAAGGTTGGATTATATGGATAATACTAAAGCCCTTACTGTACAGGATGTAGCCGACATGTTGAAAATAGCCAAAAATACAGTTTATGAACTGGTAAAACGCGGCGAGCTGAATTCCTACAAAGTAGGGAGAAAAGTCCGTTTTACATTAGTAGATGTGGAGTCCTATATTGAAAATTCAAAAAAAATACAAAATCCCCAGGAAAAGGGAAGCACCGGTCTTTCGGATTTATACTCGGATAATCTGGGCGGTCTTAATAAAATTCCTGCGGGAAATGATTTTATAGTATGTGGTCAGGATCTTATGCTGGATATTCTCACAAGTTATATGGGAAAATATTGTAAAAATATCTCTGCACTTCGTGCTTATATAGGCAGTTACAGCAGTCTTGTCGCCTTATATCACGGATATATTCAGGCTGCTACCACACATTTATGGGACGGGGATACAGGACAGTATAATGTTCCTTTTGTAAGAAGACTCCTTCCGGGAATTCCCGCTGTTATAATTCACCTTACCTGTCGTATGCAGGGATTTTATGTAGCTAAAGGAAATCCTAAAGGTATAAAATCTTGGGATGATCTGAAACGTGACGACATTACCCTTATCAACCGTGAAAAAGGTGCAGGTTCACGTGTTCTGCTTGATGAGCATCTCCGTCTTATTAATATTTACGGAAGCTCAGTAAAAGGCTATAATAACGAAACTCAGTCCCACCTTACCGTAGCAAGTACAGTAAGCCGGGGAGCTGCCGATGTGGGAGTAGGTATAGAAAAAATTGCTTCACAGGTCGAGGGAATTGAGTTTATTCCTCTTCAAAAAGAAAGATATGATTTGGTGGTAAAAAAAGAGATTTTTGATACATTTACTGTTCAGAGTATTCTGAAAATTTTACGTTCCGACGAGTTCAGAGCTGAATTTAAGGATATCGGCGGCTATGATATAAGTGAAATGGGCGAAATCGTCGCATGGACATAAAAGAACGATTGGATATTTTTATTGCTTCTCTTGTGTTATTATGTTAGAATTATGCTAATTTTATATTAGGAGGGTATTGATGAAAAAACTATTTATTTTTGTTATGATGTTCTTTTTAGTAATAAGCTGTGGCAAACCAAAGTCACAAAAAGATTTTGAAGGCCGTATGTCTGAGATTCAGTCGGCTGATAATGAAAAAGCGTTGAACTTTCTTGAAGAAGGTACTGATAATGCAGCTGTTCAAAATTTTGAAGACTTTTATCTGAATTTTTTCAAAAAAGTCGAATATAAGGTGTTAAGCGCTGAAGAAAAAGAGAATGAAAGTATACTTCAGGTAGAAATAAAAGCTCCAAATGTAGTGGAACCTTTTATTGATATCTTTCAAGAAGGAATTGGTCTGGCTTTTAGCGGTGCTTCCGAAGAAGAAATGGAAAAATTCTTCAATGACAGCATGAACGGCATTTTACAAAAAAAAGACATAACCTACTTATCAGGAACTATTCCTGTATACATGACAAAAAATGAGGATGGAGAATGGGAAATCGACACAGAAAGGAATTCTGAGTTATTCGTATATCTTACTGGCGGGTTAAGTACTTTTGCACAGCAATAAAATTTGAATCTATATGAAAAACAGGCTCTTTAAGATAAAAACTTAAAAGCCTGTTTTTCATATTTGCTTATTAATAAGACATTTTCATTTTATATGACATATCCCAAAATAAAAATTCAAATTCCATGCTTGTTCTGAATATTTCCTCTATTTTCTTTAACTCTTTTTGTTTTTTATTCTCGCATAATACATCAAGGTAATCGCAAAACCAGCTGAAAGATTCTCCGAATTCGTCACTTGCGTAAGTATCTATCCATTTATTATAAAAATCATTCTTCGGAAGATTTCCGTATTCCTGCTTCAGTCTTTTGGCAAAGTCGTGATAAGACCATGCACAGGGGAACACCACTGCAATAATTTCGGCAATTGTTCCTGTATATGCAGTGGAAAGCATATTTGAAGTATAGGCTTTATTAAACAGAGACTGCCCTGCATTTGCCGCTTCTTCCTCGGTAATCCCGAAATCTTCCATATATTTCCTGTGAATATTCATTTCTTCACATAAAATATTATGTTGAATTTCTGCAAATTTTGCCATATATTTTTCTTCATTACATTTTACCATTCCTGCGGCAAATACCTTGGCATATTCCATTAGATACTGATAATCCTGTATAAGATAAAATTTGAATTTTTCCTTTTCCAGAGTTCCCATCCCCAATTCCTGTAAAAACGGATGTTTGTAACATTCTTCCCAGATTTTCCCGGCTTTTTCTTTTAAAGTTTCTGAAAATGACATATAATTTCCTCCCTGATTTAAATCTTCTTTAGTTTTTTTAATTTCAAAGCAGCTTCTTTCATATCTTTTTCACCTAATATTGCTGATACTACAGCTATTCCATCTGCTCCTGCCTTAAAGATTTCTTCTGCATTGTTTATATTTATTCCTCCTATTGCTACTACCGGAATTTTGGTTTTTAATTTTATTTTCTCTAATTCATTGATTCCTACATACTTTGCATCAGATTTCGTCCTTGTAAGAAACATCGCTCCGGCTCCCAGATAATCGGCACTGTTTCTTTCGGCCTCCAGTGCTTCTTTTACATTTGATACTGATACACCTAATATCTTATTTTCCCCTATTAATTTCCTTACTTCTCTTGCCGGCATGTCATCCTGCCCTACATGCACACCTGCTGTATCTGCTGCCATTGCCACATCCACTCTGTCATTTATTATCAGCGGAATATTATAACTGTCAGTAAACATTTTTATTTTTAAAGCCATATTGTAAAATTCCGCTGTAGAAATATCCTTTGCCCGCAG
This genomic interval carries:
- the modB gene encoding molybdate ABC transporter permease subunit: MYEAIFLSLKVTGISTLITSFLGIITAYIFSKHDFRGKSILETLFLMPIALPPTVVGYLIMLGIGRKSMFGQILYKNFGINILFTWQAACIAAIVVSFPLIYQNAKNAFTYVGEDVKDAARVDGACELKLFWFIIIPIALNGIIGGVILAFVRALGEFGATLIVAGNIPGQTQTIPLLIYFSIGSGDNRTANILVILIMVISMSLVLVTNKLLKRNEITKESSE
- the tenA gene encoding thiaminase II → MSFSETLKEKAGKIWEECYKHPFLQELGMGTLEKEKFKFYLIQDYQYLMEYAKVFAAGMVKCNEEKYMAKFAEIQHNILCEEMNIHRKYMEDFGITEEEAANAGQSLFNKAYTSNMLSTAYTGTIAEIIAVVFPCAWSYHDFAKRLKQEYGNLPKNDFYNKWIDTYASDEFGESFSWFCDYLDVLCENKKQKELKKIEEIFRTSMEFEFLFWDMSYKMKMSY
- a CDS encoding helix-turn-helix transcriptional regulator — its product is MDNTKALTVQDVADMLKIAKNTVYELVKRGELNSYKVGRKVRFTLVDVESYIENSKKIQNPQEKGSTGLSDLYSDNLGGLNKIPAGNDFIVCGQDLMLDILTSYMGKYCKNISALRAYIGSYSSLVALYHGYIQAATTHLWDGDTGQYNVPFVRRLLPGIPAVIIHLTCRMQGFYVAKGNPKGIKSWDDLKRDDITLINREKGAGSRVLLDEHLRLINIYGSSVKGYNNETQSHLTVASTVSRGAADVGVGIEKIASQVEGIEFIPLQKERYDLVVKKEIFDTFTVQSILKILRSDEFRAEFKDIGGYDISEMGEIVAWT
- a CDS encoding DUF5105 domain-containing protein encodes the protein MKKLFIFVMMFFLVISCGKPKSQKDFEGRMSEIQSADNEKALNFLEEGTDNAAVQNFEDFYLNFFKKVEYKVLSAEEKENESILQVEIKAPNVVEPFIDIFQEGIGLAFSGASEEEMEKFFNDSMNGILQKKDITYLSGTIPVYMTKNEDGEWEIDTERNSELFVYLTGGLSTFAQQ
- the thiE gene encoding thiamine phosphate synthase, whose protein sequence is MNKENRYKADVDYSLYLVADSSFITLENAEKSISEAIEGGVTVIQLRAKDISTAEFYNMALKIKMFTDSYNIPLIINDRVDVAMAADTAGVHVGQDDMPAREVRKLIGENKILGVSVSNVKEALEAERNSADYLGAGAMFLTRTKSDAKYVGINELEKIKLKTKIPVVAIGGININNAEEIFKAGADGIAVVSAILGEKDMKEAALKLKKLKKI
- the modA gene encoding molybdate ABC transporter substrate-binding protein; the encoded protein is MVKKILGILLSLSIIVLTTACGSGKDAKEAAAEKPATEQKELTVSIAASTKNAIDEIVKNYETENPGVKIKINSGGSGTLEQQITGGAPVDIFLSASKKNMDNLEEKGFLLEGTRQDLLKNSLVLIGSSDVKDKIKSIEDLKAGGIKIALGELNTVPAGKYAKQAFEKLGMWTEIEKEAIYQKDVTAVLTIVDSGEIETGVVYSSDALTLKNGFIIEEFAADTHDPIVYPAAIIKEAKNKEEAEKFLKYLQNDASKEIFAKYGFKL